One Kitasatospora sp. MAP12-44 DNA segment encodes these proteins:
- the rplB gene encoding 50S ribosomal protein L2 translates to MGIRKYKPTTPGRRGSSVADFVEITRSTPEKSLVRPLHSKGGRNNAGRITARHQGGGHKRAYRVIDFRRHDKDGVPAKVAHIEYDPNRTARIALLHYADGEKRYIIAPAKLSQGDRIENGPAADIKPGNNLPLRNIPVGTVIHAVELRPGGGAKMARSAGAGIQLLAREGRFATLRMPSGETRMVDARCRATIGEVGNAEQSNINWGKAGRMRWKGVRPTVRGVAMNPIDHPHGGGEGKTSGGRHPVSPWGKKEGRTRKPNKASNALIVRRRKTNKKR, encoded by the coding sequence ATGGGCATCCGCAAGTACAAGCCGACTACGCCGGGCCGTCGTGGCTCCAGCGTGGCCGACTTCGTAGAGATCACGCGGTCCACGCCGGAGAAGTCGCTGGTTCGCCCCCTGCACAGCAAGGGCGGCCGTAACAACGCCGGTCGTATCACCGCTCGCCACCAGGGTGGCGGACACAAGCGCGCCTACCGCGTGATCGACTTCCGTCGTCACGACAAGGACGGCGTGCCGGCCAAGGTCGCGCACATCGAGTACGACCCCAACCGCACCGCGCGCATCGCGCTGCTGCACTACGCGGACGGCGAGAAGCGCTACATCATCGCCCCCGCGAAGCTGTCGCAGGGTGACCGTATTGAGAACGGCCCCGCGGCCGACATCAAGCCGGGCAACAACCTGCCGCTGCGCAACATCCCCGTCGGTACCGTCATCCACGCTGTGGAGCTGCGTCCGGGCGGCGGTGCCAAGATGGCCCGCTCCGCCGGCGCCGGTATTCAGCTGCTGGCTCGTGAGGGGCGCTTCGCGACCCTGCGTATGCCGTCCGGCGAGACCCGCATGGTGGACGCGCGTTGCCGCGCCACCATCGGCGAGGTCGGCAACGCCGAGCAGTCGAACATCAACTGGGGCAAGGCCGGCCGTATGCGCTGGAAGGGCGTTCGCCCGACCGTGCGTGGTGTGGCCATGAACCCGATCGACCACCCGCACGGTGGTGGTGAGGGTAAGACCTCCGGTGGTCGCCACCCGGTTTCGCCGTGGGGCAAGAAGGAGGGTCGTACTCGTAAGCCGAACAAGGCCTCGAACGCCCTCATCGTGCGCCGCCGCAAGACCAACAAGAAGCGCTAG
- the rplP gene encoding 50S ribosomal protein L16 has translation MLIPRRVKHRKQHHPKRRGAAKGGTELAFGEYGIQAVTPAYVTNRQIESARIAVTRHIKRGGKVWINIYPDRPLTKKPAETRMGSGKGSPEWWIANVHPGRIMFELSYPNEKVAREALTRAAHKLPMKCRIVRREAGES, from the coding sequence ATGCTGATCCCCCGTCGGGTCAAGCACCGCAAGCAGCACCACCCGAAGCGCCGCGGCGCTGCCAAGGGTGGCACCGAACTCGCGTTCGGCGAGTACGGCATCCAGGCCGTCACCCCGGCCTACGTGACGAACCGGCAGATCGAGTCCGCTCGTATCGCCGTCACCCGTCACATCAAGCGTGGCGGCAAGGTCTGGATCAACATCTACCCGGACCGTCCCCTCACCAAGAAGCCTGCCGAGACCCGCATGGGTTCCGGTAAGGGTTCGCCGGAGTGGTGGATCGCCAACGTTCACCCGGGACGGATCATGTTTGAACTGTCCTACCCCAATGAGAAGGTTGCTCGTGAGGCGCTCACCCGCGCTGCTCACAAGCTCCCGATGAAGTGCCGGATTGTCCGGCGCGAGGCAGGTGAGAGCTGA
- the rplN gene encoding 50S ribosomal protein L14, with protein MIQQESRLRVADNTGAKEILCIRVLGGSGRRYAGIGDVIVATVKDAIPGGSVKKGDVVKCVIVRTVKSRRRPDGSYIRFDENAAVVLKNTDGDPRGTRIFGPVGRELRDKKFMKIISLAPEVL; from the coding sequence GTGATCCAGCAGGAGTCGCGACTGCGGGTCGCCGACAACACGGGCGCAAAGGAAATCCTTTGCATCCGCGTTCTCGGTGGTTCCGGTCGCCGCTACGCCGGTATCGGGGACGTCATTGTCGCGACCGTCAAGGACGCGATCCCCGGTGGCTCGGTGAAGAAGGGTGACGTCGTCAAGTGCGTCATCGTCCGCACCGTGAAGTCGCGCCGTCGTCCCGACGGTTCGTACATCCGGTTCGACGAGAACGCCGCGGTTGTTCTGAAGAACACCGATGGTGACCCCCGTGGAACCCGCATCTTCGGCCCGGTGGGCCGCGAGCTGCGCGACAAGAAGTTCATGAAGATCATCTCGCTTGCGCCGGAGGTGCTCTAA
- the rpsQ gene encoding 30S ribosomal protein S17 has protein sequence MTENTTNETEARGFRKTREGLVVSDKMDKTVVVAVEDRVKHALYGKVIRRTNKLKAHDEANACGIGDRVLLAETRPLSATKRWRVVEILEKAK, from the coding sequence ATGACTGAGAACACCACCAACGAGACTGAGGCGCGCGGCTTCCGCAAGACCCGTGAGGGTCTCGTCGTCAGCGACAAGATGGACAAGACCGTCGTTGTCGCCGTCGAGGACCGCGTCAAGCACGCTCTGTACGGCAAGGTCATCCGCCGTACGAACAAGCTGAAGGCGCACGACGAGGCGAACGCCTGCGGCATCGGCGACCGGGTGCTCCTCGCGGAGACCCGTCCGCTGTCCGCGACGAAGCGCTGGCGCGTCGTCGAGATCCTCGAGAAGGCCAAGTAA
- the rpmD gene encoding 50S ribosomal protein L30: MARLKITQTKSYIGSKQNHRETLRSLGLKRMHDVVVKEDRPEIRGMAQTVRHLVTVEEVD, encoded by the coding sequence ATGGCTCGCCTGAAGATCACTCAGACCAAGTCCTACATCGGTAGCAAGCAGAACCACCGCGAGACGCTGCGCTCGCTGGGTCTGAAGCGTATGCACGATGTGGTCGTCAAGGAGGACCGTCCCGAGATCCGCGGGATGGCCCAGACCGTGCGTCACCTCGTCACGGTCGAGGAGGTTGACTGA
- a CDS encoding type Z 30S ribosomal protein S14 — translation MAKKSLIAKAARKPKFAVRAYTRCQRCGRPHSVYRKFGLCRVCLREMAHRGELPGVTKSSW, via the coding sequence ATGGCGAAGAAGTCCCTTATCGCGAAGGCCGCTCGTAAGCCGAAGTTCGCGGTCCGTGCCTACACGCGCTGCCAGCGCTGTGGCCGTCCGCACTCGGTGTACCGCAAGTTCGGCCTGTGCCGTGTCTGCCTCCGTGAGATGGCGCACCGCGGCGAGCTGCCGGGCGTCACCAAGAGCTCCTGGTAG
- the rplX gene encoding 50S ribosomal protein L24: MKIKKGDLVQVITGKDRGKQGKVIQAMPEANKVLVEGVNRVKKHTKPGQGTAGGIITVEAPVHVSNVQLVVEKDGKKVVTRVGYRFDDEGNKIRVAKRTGEDI, from the coding sequence ATGAAGATCAAGAAGGGTGACCTGGTTCAGGTCATCACCGGCAAGGACCGCGGCAAGCAGGGCAAGGTCATTCAGGCCATGCCCGAGGCCAACAAGGTTCTCGTCGAGGGTGTGAACCGGGTCAAGAAGCACACCAAGCCCGGCCAGGGCACCGCCGGTGGCATCATCACCGTCGAGGCCCCGGTGCACGTTTCCAACGTGCAGCTGGTCGTCGAGAAGGACGGCAAGAAGGTCGTCACTCGCGTTGGTTACCGCTTCGATGACGAGGGCAACAAGATCCGCGTTGCCAAGCGAACCGGTGAGGACATCTGA
- the rplE gene encoding 50S ribosomal protein L5: protein MSETTIENVEKVAPRLKTRYNDEIKPQLKEEFSYENVMLIPGLVKVVVNMGVGEAARDSKLIDGAIRDLTAITGQKPAVTKARKSIAQFKLREGQPIGTHVTLRGDRMWEFLDRLVSLALPRIRDFRGLSPKQFDGRGNYTFGLTEQVMFHEIDQDKVDRQRGMDITVVTTAQTDDEGRALLRALGFPFKEA, encoded by the coding sequence ATGTCTGAGACGACCATCGAGAACGTCGAGAAGGTGGCCCCCCGCCTCAAGACGCGTTACAACGACGAGATCAAGCCGCAGCTCAAGGAAGAGTTCTCGTACGAGAACGTCATGCTGATCCCCGGCCTGGTCAAGGTCGTGGTCAACATGGGTGTGGGCGAGGCCGCCCGCGACTCCAAGCTGATCGACGGTGCCATCCGCGACCTCACCGCCATCACCGGCCAGAAGCCGGCGGTGACGAAGGCTCGCAAGTCCATCGCGCAGTTCAAGCTGCGTGAGGGTCAGCCGATCGGCACCCACGTCACCCTTCGCGGTGACCGCATGTGGGAGTTCCTGGACCGTCTGGTGTCGCTGGCTCTGCCGCGTATCCGCGACTTCCGTGGTCTCTCCCCGAAGCAGTTCGACGGCCGTGGCAACTACACCTTCGGTCTGACCGAGCAGGTCATGTTCCACGAGATCGACCAGGACAAGGTCGACCGTCAGCGCGGTATGGACATCACCGTCGTGACCACCGCCCAGACCGACGACGAGGGCCGGGCGCTCCTGCGCGCTCTGGGCTTCCCGTTCAAGGAGGCGTAA
- the rplW gene encoding 50S ribosomal protein L23 has translation MMAAEITSKTFTDPRDILVKPVISEKSYSLLDENKYTFVVSPGANKTQIKQAVEAVFSVKVESVNTLNRQGKRKRSKTGFGKRKDTKRAIVTLAEGNRIDIFGGPVS, from the coding sequence CTGATGGCTGCAGAGATCACGAGCAAGACGTTCACGGACCCCCGTGACATCTTGGTGAAGCCGGTCATCTCGGAGAAGAGCTACTCGCTCCTCGACGAGAACAAGTACACGTTCGTCGTGTCGCCGGGTGCCAACAAGACCCAGATCAAGCAGGCCGTCGAGGCGGTCTTCTCGGTCAAGGTCGAGTCCGTCAACACGCTCAACCGTCAGGGCAAGCGCAAGCGCTCCAAGACGGGCTTTGGCAAGCGCAAGGACACCAAGCGCGCCATCGTGACGCTGGCTGAGGGCAACCGCATCGACATCTTCGGTGGTCCGGTCTCCTAA
- the rplO gene encoding 50S ribosomal protein L15, protein MSDSPLKIHNLRPAPGAKTAKTRVGRGEASKGKTAGRGTKGTKARYQVPQRFEGGQMPLHMRLPKLKGFKNPFKITFQVVNLDKLAELYPQGGEVTVEGLVEKGAVRKNSLVKVLGTGEVSVALQVAVDAVSASAATKITAAGGTVTELI, encoded by the coding sequence ATGAGCGACTCTCCGCTCAAGATCCACAACCTGCGGCCCGCCCCGGGTGCCAAGACCGCCAAGACCCGTGTTGGTCGTGGTGAGGCATCCAAGGGTAAGACCGCTGGTCGTGGCACCAAGGGCACCAAGGCCCGTTACCAGGTTCCGCAGCGCTTCGAGGGTGGGCAGATGCCCCTCCACATGCGTCTGCCGAAGCTCAAGGGCTTCAAGAACCCCTTCAAGATCACCTTCCAGGTGGTCAACCTCGACAAGCTGGCCGAGCTCTACCCGCAGGGTGGAGAGGTCACCGTCGAGGGCCTGGTCGAGAAGGGCGCGGTTCGCAAGAACTCGCTCGTCAAGGTCCTGGGCACCGGCGAGGTCTCCGTCGCGCTGCAGGTTGCGGTTGACGCCGTTTCCGCTTCGGCCGCCACGAAGATCACCGCCGCCGGCGGCACCGTCACCGAGCTGATCTGA
- the rpsS gene encoding 30S ribosomal protein S19, whose amino-acid sequence MPRSLKKGPFIDGHLIKKVDVQNEAGTQNVIKTWSRRSVISPSMLGHTIAVHDGRKHVPVFVTESMVGHKLGEFAPTRTFRGHVKDDRKSKRR is encoded by the coding sequence ATGCCGCGCAGTCTCAAGAAGGGCCCCTTCATCGACGGCCACCTCATCAAGAAGGTGGACGTCCAGAACGAAGCGGGTACCCAGAACGTCATCAAGACCTGGTCCCGCCGCTCCGTGATCAGCCCGAGCATGCTCGGTCACACGATCGCGGTGCACGATGGTCGTAAGCACGTCCCGGTGTTCGTCACCGAGTCGATGGTCGGCCACAAGCTCGGCGAGTTCGCGCCGACGCGTACGTTCCGCGGTCACGTCAAGGACGACCGCAAGTCGAAGCGTCGCTAG
- the rplV gene encoding 50S ribosomal protein L22, which translates to MEARAQARYIRVTPMKARRVVDLIRGLNATEAQAVLRFAPQAATVPVGKVLDSAIANAVHNYNHNPADDLVISEAYVDEGPTLKRFRPRAQGRAYRIRKRTSHITVVVSSKEGTR; encoded by the coding sequence ATGGAAGCCAGGGCCCAGGCGCGGTACATCCGCGTCACGCCCATGAAGGCCCGCCGCGTGGTGGACCTCATCCGTGGCCTGAACGCCACGGAGGCCCAGGCGGTCCTGCGTTTCGCTCCGCAGGCCGCTACCGTGCCGGTCGGCAAGGTGCTCGACAGCGCCATTGCCAACGCCGTGCACAACTACAACCACAACCCCGCGGACGACCTCGTGATCAGCGAGGCGTACGTCGACGAGGGCCCGACCCTGAAGCGGTTCCGTCCGCGTGCCCAGGGCCGCGCCTACCGGATCCGCAAGCGGACCAGCCACATCACCGTGGTCGTCAGCAGCAAGGAAGGGACCCGGTAA
- the rpsC gene encoding 30S ribosomal protein S3, protein MGQKVNPHGFRLGISTDFKSRWYADKLYSDYVKEDVAIRRMMTKGMERAGISKVEIERTRDRVRVDIHTARPGIVIGRRGTEADRIRGDLEKLTGKQVQLNILEVKNPELDAQLVAQGVAEQLSSRVSFRRAMRKSMQGTMKSGAKGIKVQCSGRLGGAEMSRSEFYREGRVPLHTLRANVDYGFFEAKTTFGRIGVKVWIYKGDVKNIAEVRAENAAARSGNRPARTDARPARGGERGGRGGERGGAARGGRRPANTEGAAQVTAEAPAVESTGTEA, encoded by the coding sequence ATGGGCCAGAAGGTTAACCCGCACGGGTTCCGCCTCGGCATCAGCACGGACTTCAAGTCCCGCTGGTACGCCGACAAGCTGTACTCGGACTACGTCAAGGAAGACGTTGCCATTCGTCGCATGATGACGAAGGGCATGGAGCGCGCCGGTATCTCGAAGGTTGAGATCGAGCGCACCCGCGACCGCGTCCGGGTCGACATCCACACCGCCCGCCCCGGCATCGTCATCGGTCGCCGTGGCACCGAGGCCGACCGCATCCGCGGCGACCTCGAGAAGCTGACCGGCAAGCAGGTCCAGCTGAACATCCTCGAGGTCAAGAACCCCGAGCTGGACGCCCAGCTCGTGGCTCAGGGCGTCGCGGAGCAGCTGTCCTCCCGCGTGTCGTTCCGCCGTGCCATGCGTAAGAGCATGCAGGGCACCATGAAGTCCGGCGCCAAGGGCATCAAGGTCCAGTGCTCCGGTCGTCTCGGCGGCGCCGAGATGAGCCGTTCGGAGTTCTACCGCGAGGGTCGTGTGCCGCTGCACACGCTGCGCGCGAACGTCGACTACGGCTTCTTCGAGGCCAAGACGACCTTCGGCCGTATCGGCGTGAAGGTCTGGATCTACAAGGGCGATGTCAAGAACATCGCCGAGGTCCGCGCTGAGAACGCTGCTGCCCGCTCGGGCAACCGCCCGGCCCGCACCGACGCCCGCCCCGCGCGTGGCGGCGAGCGCGGTGGCCGTGGTGGCGAGCGCGGTGGCGCAGCCCGTGGCGGCCGTCGTCCGGCGAACACCGAGGGCGCTGCCCAGGTGACCGCCGAGGCGCCGGCTGTCGAGAGCACCGGAACGGAGGCCTGA
- the rpmC gene encoding 50S ribosomal protein L29, which produces MSAGTKAAELRELDNDGLVGKLREAKEELFNLRFQAATGQLDNHGRLKLVRKDIARIYTLMRERELGIETVENA; this is translated from the coding sequence ATGTCGGCCGGCACCAAGGCTGCAGAGCTTCGCGAGCTCGACAACGACGGACTCGTTGGCAAGCTGCGCGAGGCCAAGGAGGAGCTGTTCAACCTCCGCTTCCAGGCGGCGACCGGGCAGCTCGACAACCACGGACGGCTCAAGCTCGTCCGTAAGGACATCGCGCGGATCTACACCCTGATGCGCGAGCGCGAGCTGGGCATCGAGACGGTGGAGAACGCCTGA
- the rpsH gene encoding 30S ribosomal protein S8, with protein MTMTDPIADMLTRLRNANSAYHDTVAMPASKIKSHVAQILQQEGYISSWKVEEPQENEVGKKLTIELKFGPNRERSIAGIKRISKPGLRVYAKSTNLPKVLGGLGVAIISTSSGLLTDKQAAKKGVGGEVLAYVW; from the coding sequence ATGACCATGACCGACCCCATCGCAGACATGCTCACGCGTCTGCGTAACGCGAACTCGGCGTACCACGACACCGTGGCGATGCCGGCTAGCAAGATCAAGTCGCACGTCGCGCAGATCCTGCAGCAGGAGGGTTACATCTCCAGCTGGAAGGTCGAGGAGCCGCAGGAGAACGAGGTCGGCAAGAAGCTGACCATCGAGCTCAAGTTCGGCCCCAACCGCGAGCGCTCGATCGCTGGTATCAAGCGCATCAGCAAGCCGGGCCTGCGGGTCTACGCAAAGTCCACCAACCTGCCGAAGGTGCTCGGCGGCCTGGGCGTGGCGATCATCTCCACGTCTTCGGGTCTCCTCACCGACAAGCAGGCCGCCAAGAAGGGCGTAGGCGGAGAAGTTCTCGCCTACGTCTGGTAA
- the rplF gene encoding 50S ribosomal protein L6, with the protein MSRIGRLPIPVPAGVDVTIDGQTVGVKGPKGTLTHTVAAPIEISKDETGTLVVSRPNDERQSKALHGLSRTLVANMITGVTAGYRKSLEISGVGYRVAAKGSNMEFQLGYSHPILIEAPEGISFVVESPTKFHVDGIDKQLVGEVSAKIRKLRKPDPYKAKGVKYAGEIIRRKVGKSGK; encoded by the coding sequence ATGTCGCGTATTGGACGGCTGCCCATCCCGGTTCCCGCCGGCGTGGACGTCACCATCGATGGCCAGACGGTCGGCGTGAAGGGCCCCAAGGGCACCCTGACGCACACCGTTGCCGCGCCGATCGAGATCAGCAAGGACGAGACCGGCACCCTGGTCGTCTCGCGCCCGAACGACGAGCGTCAGTCGAAGGCCCTGCACGGCCTTTCCCGCACGCTGGTGGCGAACATGATCACCGGCGTGACCGCGGGCTACCGCAAGTCGCTGGAGATCAGCGGTGTTGGTTACCGTGTCGCAGCGAAGGGCTCCAACATGGAGTTCCAGCTCGGCTACAGCCACCCGATCCTGATCGAGGCCCCGGAGGGCATCTCCTTCGTGGTCGAGTCGCCCACCAAGTTCCACGTGGACGGGATCGACAAGCAGCTGGTCGGCGAGGTTTCGGCCAAGATCCGCAAGCTGCGCAAGCCCGACCCGTACAAGGCCAAGGGCGTCAAGTACGCGGGCGAGATCATCCGCCGCAAGGTCGGAAAGAGCGGTAAGTAA
- the rpsE gene encoding 30S ribosomal protein S5, translating to MAGPQRRGSGAGGGTGGERRDRKRDDRGNAPAVEKTAYVERVVAINRVAKVVKGGRRFSFTALVVVGDGDGTVGVGYGKAKEVPAAIAKGVEEAKKNFFKVPRIQGTIPHPIQGEKAAGVVLLKPASPGTGVIAGGPVRAVLECAGVHDILSKSLGSDNAINIVHATVAALKGLVRPEEIAARRGLPLEDVAPAALLRARAAGTAAAAGAGV from the coding sequence ATGGCTGGACCCCAGCGCCGCGGTAGCGGCGCCGGCGGCGGCACCGGTGGCGAGCGGCGCGACCGTAAGCGTGACGACCGGGGCAACGCCCCCGCCGTCGAGAAGACCGCTTACGTTGAGCGCGTTGTCGCGATCAACCGTGTCGCCAAGGTTGTCAAGGGTGGTCGTCGTTTCAGCTTCACCGCGCTGGTCGTGGTGGGCGACGGTGACGGCACCGTAGGTGTCGGTTACGGGAAGGCGAAGGAGGTTCCGGCCGCCATCGCCAAGGGTGTTGAGGAGGCCAAGAAGAACTTCTTCAAGGTCCCCCGTATCCAGGGCACCATCCCGCACCCGATCCAGGGCGAGAAGGCCGCCGGCGTCGTGCTCCTGAAGCCGGCGTCCCCCGGTACCGGCGTTATCGCCGGTGGCCCGGTGCGTGCCGTCCTGGAGTGTGCCGGCGTCCACGACATCCTGTCGAAGTCGCTCGGCTCGGACAACGCGATCAACATCGTGCACGCCACCGTGGCTGCTCTGAAGGGCCTTGTTCGCCCCGAGGAGATCGCTGCCCGTCGTGGCCTGCCGCTGGAGGACGTGGCTCCGGCCGCCCTGCTGCGCGCTCGCGCGGCCGGCACCGCCGCTGCGGCAGGGGCGGGTGTCTGA
- the rplR gene encoding 50S ribosomal protein L18 — MGLSVKIGKGNAYKPSARKRRAIRVRKRVTGTEVRPRLVVTRTNRHIFAQVIDDAKGHTLASASTLDVSVKGVEGDKSELAKKVGALVAERTKAAGIETVVFDRAGNRYAGRIAALADAAREAGLDF, encoded by the coding sequence ATGGGTCTTTCTGTCAAGATCGGCAAGGGCAACGCCTACAAGCCCTCTGCCCGCAAGCGCCGCGCCATCCGCGTTCGCAAGCGCGTCACCGGCACCGAGGTTCGTCCTCGTCTGGTCGTGACCCGCACGAACCGCCACATCTTCGCCCAGGTCATCGACGACGCCAAGGGTCACACCCTCGCGTCGGCGTCCACTCTCGACGTGTCCGTCAAGGGCGTCGAGGGCGACAAGAGCGAGCTGGCCAAGAAGGTCGGAGCCCTGGTCGCCGAGCGCACCAAGGCCGCCGGCATCGAGACGGTCGTTTTCGACCGTGCGGGCAACCGTTACGCGGGGCGCATCGCCGCCCTGGCGGACGCCGCCCGTGAGGCTGGGCTCGACTTCTAA
- the secY gene encoding preprotein translocase subunit SecY, whose product MLSAFARAFKTPDLRKKLLFTLGIMVLFRMGAHVPVPGVNFVAVNTCVKQANNGLFGLVNLFSGGALLQLTIFALGIMPYITASIILQLLTVVIPRLEALKKEGQAGTTKITQYTRYLTIALAILQGTGIVATASNGALFSTCPVGNQVVPDTSVFRIAVMVITMTAGTTMIMWLGELITDRGIGNGMSILIFTSIASGFPGQLWAIKKAGTLGGGWIDFFAVLGVGIVVVVLVIFVEQAQRRIPVQYAKRMIGRRAFGGTSTYIPLKVNQAGVIPVIFASSLLYIPALVAQLTSSKAGWAVWIQNNFTKGDHPIYMATYFVLIVFFAFFYVAISFNPEEVADNMKKYGGFIPGIRAGRPTAEYLNYVLTRITWPGSLYLGLIALIPMIGLVALKQSTTIPFGGTSILIIVGVGLETVKQIESQLQQRNYEGFLR is encoded by the coding sequence GTGCTCAGTGCGTTCGCGCGGGCGTTCAAGACGCCCGACCTGCGCAAGAAGCTGCTGTTCACGCTGGGCATCATGGTGCTGTTCCGGATGGGTGCGCACGTTCCCGTTCCGGGCGTCAACTTTGTCGCCGTGAACACATGCGTGAAGCAGGCGAACAACGGTCTCTTCGGCCTTGTGAACCTGTTCAGCGGTGGAGCCCTGCTCCAGCTGACCATCTTCGCGCTCGGCATCATGCCCTACATCACCGCCAGCATCATCCTTCAGCTGCTGACCGTCGTGATCCCGCGACTGGAAGCGCTCAAGAAGGAGGGGCAGGCCGGTACCACCAAGATCACCCAGTACACCCGTTACCTGACCATCGCGCTGGCCATCCTCCAGGGCACCGGCATCGTGGCCACCGCGTCCAACGGCGCGCTGTTCTCCACCTGCCCGGTCGGCAACCAGGTCGTGCCGGACACCTCGGTGTTCCGGATCGCGGTCATGGTCATCACGATGACCGCCGGTACCACGATGATCATGTGGCTCGGTGAGCTGATCACCGACCGCGGCATCGGCAACGGCATGTCCATCCTGATCTTCACCTCGATCGCGTCCGGCTTCCCGGGCCAGCTCTGGGCGATCAAGAAGGCCGGCACGCTCGGTGGCGGCTGGATCGACTTCTTCGCCGTGCTCGGTGTGGGCATCGTCGTGGTGGTCCTGGTCATCTTCGTCGAGCAGGCCCAGCGCCGGATCCCGGTGCAGTACGCCAAGCGCATGATCGGACGTCGTGCCTTCGGTGGCACCTCGACCTACATCCCGCTGAAGGTGAACCAGGCCGGTGTCATCCCGGTCATCTTCGCCTCGTCGCTGCTGTACATCCCGGCTCTGGTGGCTCAGCTGACGAGCAGCAAGGCCGGCTGGGCGGTCTGGATCCAGAACAACTTCACCAAGGGTGACCACCCGATCTACATGGCGACGTACTTCGTCCTGATCGTGTTCTTCGCCTTCTTCTACGTCGCCATCTCCTTCAACCCCGAAGAAGTTGCCGACAATATGAAGAAGTATGGTGGCTTCATCCCGGGCATCCGGGCAGGCCGTCCCACGGCCGAGTACCTGAACTACGTGCTCACCCGCATCACGTGGCCGGGATCGCTCTACCTGGGCCTGATCGCGTTGATCCCGATGATCGGCCTCGTCGCCCTCAAGCAGAGCACAACCATTCCGTTTGGTGGCACCAGCATCCTCATCATCGTCGGCGTTGGACTCGAAACTGTGAAGCAGATCGAGAGCCAGCTCCAGCAGCGTAATTACGAAGGGTTCCTCCGCTGA
- a CDS encoding adenylate kinase encodes MRIVLVGPPGAGKGTQAHVLAKTLSIPHISTGDLFRANISQGTPLGLEAKGYMDAGRLVPDEVTIGMAKDRLAQEDAAHGFLLDGFPRNLVQAKALDEIMAESGIALTGVLDLEVPEDEVVKRIAGRRLCRNEGSHVFHVDYNAPAVEGVCDECGGELYQRSDDTEDAVRTRLEVYHTETEPIIAYYQEQKLVTTIPALGKVDEVTQRAVAALEQRKQA; translated from the coding sequence ATGCGTATCGTCCTCGTCGGACCTCCCGGGGCCGGGAAGGGTACTCAGGCGCATGTTCTGGCCAAGACCCTGTCCATCCCGCACATCTCCACCGGCGACCTCTTCCGGGCCAACATCAGCCAGGGCACCCCGTTGGGGCTCGAGGCGAAGGGCTACATGGATGCGGGTCGGCTCGTACCGGACGAGGTGACCATCGGGATGGCCAAGGACCGGCTCGCCCAGGAGGACGCCGCCCACGGCTTCCTGCTGGACGGGTTCCCGCGCAATCTCGTCCAGGCCAAGGCGCTGGACGAGATCATGGCGGAGTCCGGCATCGCCCTGACCGGCGTGCTGGACCTGGAGGTCCCCGAGGACGAGGTGGTCAAGCGGATCGCCGGCCGCCGGCTCTGCCGCAACGAGGGCAGCCACGTGTTCCACGTGGACTACAACGCCCCGGCCGTCGAGGGTGTCTGCGACGAGTGCGGTGGCGAGCTCTACCAGCGCTCGGACGACACCGAGGACGCGGTGCGTACCCGGCTCGAGGTCTACCACACCGAGACCGAGCCGATCATCGCGTACTACCAGGAGCAGAAGCTGGTGACCACGATCCCGGCGCTCGGCAAGGTCGACGAGGTCACCCAGCGCGCGGTTGCCGCGCTGGAGCAGCGCAAGCAGGCCTAG